The following are encoded in a window of Brevibacillus ruminantium genomic DNA:
- a CDS encoding ribonuclease J, which yields MAKSNHSVLIFALGGVGEIGKNMYVIQCDDDIVVIDAGLKFPEEEMLGIDMVIPDITYLEENRDKVRGIIVTHGHEDHIGGLSYVLKRLKVPVYATKLTLGLIEAKLKEAGILNDTKRMLINSDSELVLGGMKATFFRVNHSIPDSVGVCLETPEGYIVHTGDFKFDQTPVNNQQADLAKMAMIGDRGVLCLLSDSTNSERPGFTGSERSVGVAIKDVFSKATGRIIVSTFASNVHRIQQVVDAAAEYSRKIAVVGRSMQNVINISKDLGYLNVPEGLLIETDEVNKLPAEQVVILSTGSQGEPMSALTRMARSAHRKIDILPGDTVVIAATPIPGNEKYVARTIDQLSRIGAEVIYGGHGPNGTVHVSGHGSQEDLRLMLNLMKPQYFIPIHGEFRMLRMHGVLAEQVGVPSENIFLLDNGDTVEISGGKARFGPKVHAGNVLIDGLGVGDVGNIVLRDRKLLSQDGILVVVVTLSKQNGTILSGPDIISRGFVYVRESEELLEEANRIVTQTLVKCMEENVNEWSSLKNNVKEALGRFLYDQTRRRPMILPIIMEV from the coding sequence TTGGCAAAATCGAATCACTCTGTTCTCATTTTCGCCTTGGGCGGAGTAGGCGAAATTGGGAAAAACATGTACGTGATCCAATGCGATGATGACATCGTAGTCATTGACGCTGGCTTAAAATTCCCGGAGGAGGAAATGCTGGGAATTGACATGGTGATCCCGGACATCACGTACCTGGAGGAAAATCGCGACAAAGTACGCGGTATTATTGTTACGCACGGACACGAAGACCACATTGGCGGACTGAGCTATGTGCTAAAACGATTGAAAGTACCGGTATATGCGACAAAATTAACTTTGGGTCTGATTGAAGCAAAATTAAAAGAAGCGGGTATCCTAAATGATACCAAGCGCATGTTAATCAACAGCGACTCGGAGCTCGTTCTCGGAGGCATGAAGGCGACATTTTTTCGTGTCAACCACAGCATCCCGGATAGCGTAGGGGTTTGCTTGGAAACGCCGGAAGGGTACATCGTTCACACCGGAGACTTCAAGTTTGATCAGACACCTGTCAACAACCAGCAGGCGGACCTGGCCAAAATGGCGATGATCGGTGACCGTGGTGTATTGTGTCTGCTCTCTGACAGTACGAATTCGGAGCGCCCTGGTTTTACCGGATCGGAGCGTTCCGTCGGGGTTGCGATCAAAGACGTTTTCAGCAAAGCGACGGGAAGAATTATCGTCTCTACCTTTGCCTCGAACGTCCATCGGATTCAACAGGTTGTGGACGCAGCGGCAGAGTATAGCCGGAAAATTGCAGTCGTGGGCAGGAGCATGCAAAACGTCATCAATATCAGTAAAGACCTGGGGTATTTGAACGTACCGGAAGGGCTTTTGATCGAGACGGATGAGGTGAACAAGCTGCCTGCTGAGCAAGTCGTTATTTTATCCACTGGAAGTCAGGGAGAGCCCATGTCAGCGCTCACCCGTATGGCCCGATCCGCCCATCGGAAAATTGACATCCTTCCAGGAGATACTGTAGTAATCGCAGCAACCCCCATCCCAGGCAATGAAAAATACGTTGCACGTACGATTGATCAATTGTCGCGCATCGGCGCAGAAGTGATTTATGGCGGTCACGGACCGAACGGAACCGTCCACGTTTCCGGTCACGGCAGTCAGGAAGACCTTCGACTGATGTTGAACTTGATGAAGCCGCAGTATTTCATTCCCATCCACGGTGAGTTCCGCATGCTGAGGATGCACGGCGTTCTGGCAGAACAAGTGGGTGTTCCCAGTGAAAACATTTTCCTTTTGGATAATGGCGACACAGTGGAAATCTCGGGAGGAAAAGCGCGATTCGGTCCGAAGGTTCACGCGGGCAATGTATTGATTGACGGTCTGGGTGTAGGAGATGTAGGAAATATTGTTCTTCGGGACAGAAAATTACTTTCACAGGATGGAATACTGGTAGTCGTCGTTACACTCAGCAAACAAAATGGTACGATTTTGTCTGGTCCCGACATTATTTCCCGCGGTTTCGTCTATGTACGGGAATCGGAAGAGCTGTTGGAAGAGGCAAATCGCATCGTCACCCAAACACTTGTAAAATGCATGGAAGAAAATGTAAATGAATGGTCGTCGTTGAAAAACAACGTAAAAGAAGCGCTGGGTCGGTTCTTGTATGATCAGACCCGCCGCCGTCCGATGATCTTGCCAATCATTATGGAAGTGTAG
- a CDS encoding YozQ family protein, whose product MPTRREEDLSQAADEVATNNYQPSDYQSSSFTEKGLAVTHEQVSDDYMEGNNDPAKRP is encoded by the coding sequence ATGCCAACCAGACGTGAAGAAGACTTGTCACAAGCTGCTGATGAAGTCGCCACAAACAACTACCAGCCTTCTGACTATCAGAGCAGCTCCTTTACGGAAAAAGGACTGGCGGTTACGCATGAACAGGTCAGCGATGACTATATGGAAGGAAACAATGATCCAGCAAAACGGCCTTGA
- a CDS encoding ClpP family protease, which yields MQNRNRPEYLNRPPFSGAEEPPQTTPVEDPQRAQPPAESPGNDDSKKRLIDSITTLGQTNVPQLESNIYCLSVIGQVEGHIQLPPQNKTTKYEHIIPQLVAAEQNSKIEGVMVILNTVGGDVEAGLAIAEMVASLSKPVVTLVLGGGHSIGVPIAVAGDYSFIAETATMTIHPIRLTGLVIGVPQTFEYLDKMQDRVVSFISRHSNITEDKFRELMLRTGELTRDIGTNVVGTDAVKYGLIDEVGGLGKALKKLNELIEIARNGEKVLQ from the coding sequence ATGCAAAACCGAAACAGGCCAGAATACTTGAATCGACCACCTTTTAGTGGTGCAGAGGAGCCACCGCAAACGACTCCCGTTGAGGACCCGCAGCGTGCACAGCCTCCGGCTGAAAGCCCGGGCAACGATGACTCCAAGAAACGATTGATTGATTCGATTACTACATTGGGGCAAACCAATGTCCCGCAACTGGAAAGCAACATCTACTGCTTGTCGGTAATCGGTCAGGTAGAGGGGCACATCCAGCTTCCGCCGCAAAATAAAACGACCAAATACGAGCATATTATTCCTCAGTTGGTGGCCGCAGAGCAAAACAGCAAGATTGAAGGAGTTATGGTGATTTTAAATACGGTCGGTGGAGATGTAGAGGCAGGTCTGGCGATTGCAGAGATGGTCGCTTCTCTGTCGAAGCCGGTTGTCACTCTGGTTCTTGGCGGCGGTCACAGCATCGGTGTACCGATCGCAGTAGCGGGGGATTATTCCTTTATTGCGGAAACAGCGACCATGACGATCCATCCGATCCGCCTGACCGGACTCGTCATCGGGGTGCCGCAAACCTTTGAATACCTCGACAAAATGCAGGATCGCGTCGTCAGCTTCATTTCCCGCCACTCCAACATCACGGAAGATAAATTCCGCGAGCTGATGCTGAGGACAGGAGAGCTGACGCGAGACATCGGAACAAATGTCGTTGGAACAGACGCCGTCAAATACGGATTGATTGACGAAGTTGGAGGGCTGGGAAAAGCGTTGAAAAAACTGAACGAACTGATAGAAATAGCCCGTAATGGAGAGAAGGTGCTGCAGTGA
- a CDS encoding YlzJ-like family protein codes for MIFYSVMPMEVVFEGMDQVEKQVLRELPIGEATMVVEQTSPYEGRMVRLISPNPQDYLNPAYMPGQIIRFRPEGFGE; via the coding sequence GTGATTTTTTACTCAGTCATGCCTATGGAAGTGGTTTTCGAAGGGATGGATCAAGTGGAAAAGCAGGTCCTGCGAGAGTTGCCAATCGGAGAGGCGACCATGGTCGTTGAACAGACCAGCCCCTACGAAGGAAGAATGGTTCGCCTGATCAGTCCCAACCCGCAGGACTACCTTAATCCGGCCTATATGCCTGGGCAAATCATTCGCTTCCGCCCGGAAGGATTCGGGGAATAA
- a CDS encoding FtsK/SpoIIIE family DNA translocase: MSRRERRKSQTAVASVVKLELLGLVLIVLCLIGLLESGWLGKNILAFLFRFFAGSWDFTIPLIIMGLSVHMMFTRKPPRLSLRVFGLLLILLAVLTWDHLFLFKQVTAGGTFADQSIIRVTWDRIWLDHSQKVSTTGVGGGMLGAVFFAICNSLVGLVGTGIIIGFLILVGIMFLFNLSYVDMALFTKDKLSMFYTKLKDSVKDSVEMLQSESEKRKQKAEEKREAAKAKQADDAVAPEGQSSAALSAETSTEDHPENGAVSEPSPPVVAPLIRDFAERLVAEGESDTEENLPPAAARHKAVSAKQTPEREITFSLEGDEEIFGTLESEEVQLSIPYVLPSLQMLPRPKSFTPGKDVDHTSNANKLVQTLKSFGVNAIVSEVHRGPAVTRYEVQPATGVKVSRIVSLTDDLALALAAKDIRIEAPIPGKSAIGIEIPNSEVAMVSLREVLESASYQDASAKLTVALGRDISGEPIVADLTKMPHLLVAGATGSGKSVCINGLIMSILFKASPDEVKLMMVDPKMVELNVYNGIPHLLAPVVTDPRRASVALKKVVSEMERRYNLFAKTGSRNIEMYNQQAEGSPLPYIVVIVDELADLMMVAPGEVEDAICRLAQMARAAGIHLIIATQRPSVDVITGLIKANIPSRIAFGVSSMADSRTILDMGGAEKLLGRGDMLYLPMGASKPTRVQGAFVSDKEVEEVVKFVKEQQEARYQEDMIPEEISEDAQPVADDDMYDQAVQVVVEAQQASASLLQRRLRVGYTRAARLIDMMEAQGIVGPYEGSKPREVRLPRPTPESNIS, translated from the coding sequence CTGAGTAGAAGAGAGAGAAGAAAGTCGCAAACGGCAGTTGCCTCTGTTGTAAAACTGGAGCTGCTGGGTTTAGTCTTGATTGTTCTGTGCCTGATCGGATTATTGGAGAGCGGCTGGCTTGGCAAAAATATACTTGCCTTTCTGTTCCGATTCTTCGCAGGGTCCTGGGATTTTACCATCCCTCTCATCATCATGGGGCTGTCCGTACATATGATGTTTACCCGAAAGCCGCCCCGTCTTTCCCTGCGAGTTTTCGGACTTCTGCTCATACTGCTGGCCGTGTTAACCTGGGATCATCTGTTTTTGTTCAAGCAGGTAACGGCAGGCGGAACCTTTGCGGATCAAAGCATCATCCGTGTGACCTGGGACCGGATCTGGCTGGATCACAGTCAAAAGGTTTCGACGACAGGCGTCGGCGGCGGAATGCTCGGCGCTGTTTTCTTTGCGATCTGCAACAGCCTCGTCGGACTCGTCGGAACCGGTATCATCATCGGCTTTTTGATCCTGGTCGGGATCATGTTTTTATTTAATCTTTCGTATGTAGATATGGCTTTGTTTACGAAAGACAAGCTCTCGATGTTTTATACCAAGCTGAAAGATTCGGTCAAAGATTCTGTGGAGATGCTGCAGTCCGAAAGCGAAAAAAGGAAGCAGAAGGCAGAGGAGAAGCGGGAAGCTGCCAAAGCCAAGCAAGCAGATGATGCAGTCGCCCCAGAGGGTCAATCCAGTGCGGCCTTAAGCGCTGAAACTTCGACGGAAGATCATCCGGAGAACGGAGCGGTAAGCGAACCATCACCTCCAGTTGTAGCACCGCTCATTCGAGATTTTGCTGAAAGACTAGTTGCTGAGGGAGAGAGCGATACAGAGGAAAATCTCCCCCCTGCTGCTGCACGACACAAGGCCGTATCTGCAAAACAGACGCCAGAGAGAGAAATTACCTTCTCGCTAGAGGGGGATGAAGAGATATTTGGCACGCTGGAAAGTGAAGAAGTGCAGCTAAGTATTCCGTATGTCCTTCCCAGTTTGCAAATGCTGCCTCGTCCGAAAAGCTTTACGCCGGGGAAAGATGTTGATCATACTTCCAATGCCAACAAACTGGTGCAGACGCTGAAAAGCTTTGGGGTCAATGCCATTGTTTCCGAAGTCCATCGCGGACCGGCTGTTACGCGGTACGAAGTCCAGCCTGCGACGGGCGTAAAGGTTAGTCGGATCGTCAGTCTGACTGATGACTTGGCCCTTGCGCTGGCTGCCAAGGATATTCGGATTGAAGCCCCGATTCCCGGCAAATCGGCGATCGGGATTGAGATTCCCAATTCCGAAGTAGCCATGGTTTCCCTGCGCGAAGTATTGGAGTCAGCGTCCTACCAGGATGCATCGGCAAAGCTGACAGTGGCGCTGGGGCGCGATATTTCCGGCGAGCCGATCGTAGCCGACCTGACCAAAATGCCTCATCTGTTGGTGGCAGGAGCGACGGGCAGCGGGAAGTCGGTGTGTATCAACGGATTGATCATGAGTATTCTGTTCAAGGCAAGCCCGGATGAAGTAAAACTGATGATGGTCGACCCGAAAATGGTGGAGCTGAACGTCTACAACGGCATTCCGCATCTGCTGGCGCCGGTTGTAACAGATCCGCGCCGCGCTTCGGTCGCCCTGAAAAAGGTCGTCTCAGAGATGGAGCGGCGTTACAACCTGTTTGCCAAAACAGGCAGCCGCAACATCGAAATGTACAATCAGCAGGCGGAAGGCTCCCCGCTGCCCTACATCGTTGTGATCGTCGATGAGCTGGCCGATCTAATGATGGTCGCGCCGGGAGAAGTGGAGGATGCGATTTGTCGCCTGGCTCAGATGGCCCGTGCTGCCGGTATCCACCTGATCATCGCGACACAGCGGCCTTCCGTGGATGTCATTACAGGGTTGATCAAGGCAAACATCCCGTCGCGGATTGCGTTCGGCGTCTCTTCTATGGCTGACTCCCGCACGATTTTGGACATGGGAGGCGCAGAAAAGCTGCTCGGACGCGGAGATATGCTCTATCTGCCGATGGGCGCTTCCAAACCAACCCGTGTGCAGGGGGCGTTTGTCTCTGACAAGGAAGTAGAGGAAGTCGTCAAGTTTGTCAAAGAACAGCAAGAGGCTCGCTACCAGGAAGATATGATCCCCGAAGAAATAAGCGAAGATGCACAACCTGTCGCAGATGACGATATGTACGATCAGGCCGTCCAGGTGGTTGTCGAGGCCCAGCAGGCATCCGCTTCCCTTTTGCAGCGCAGGCTGCGGGTTGGTTATACGAGAGCTGCCCGTTTGATCGACATGATGGAAGCGCAGGGCATTGTTGGACCCTACGAAGGCAGCAAGCCGCGAGAGGTTCGCCTGCCCAGACCTACGCCCGAAAGCAATATTTCCTGA
- a CDS encoding GntR family transcriptional regulator, translating into MSIKGSFRSLCLLVMDKIKSDIESGTLKPGVRLPSEADLSKQLGVSRATLREALRLLEEEKIVIRKHGVGTFINARPVFSGGIGELFSVTDAIERQGYQAGTTILRTAYGEPAEEERKRLSLNPGEGVLMVERIRTADGEPVVYCMDRIPAHLVPGGYTEGGESIFKWLESVTGIRISYAIADIEPLGYSEKASPLLKCSKTTPLLLLKQIHYDENERPVLYSHNYFRADKFHFHVVRRRL; encoded by the coding sequence ATGAGCATCAAGGGGAGTTTCCGTTCGCTTTGTCTCTTGGTAATGGACAAGATCAAAAGCGACATCGAATCTGGGACACTAAAACCCGGGGTGCGTCTCCCTTCCGAAGCCGATCTGTCCAAACAGTTGGGCGTAAGTCGAGCGACGCTGCGGGAAGCACTCCGTCTTCTCGAAGAGGAGAAAATTGTCATCCGAAAGCATGGAGTAGGGACATTTATTAATGCCCGGCCTGTTTTTTCGGGAGGAATTGGGGAACTCTTTAGTGTGACGGATGCGATCGAACGCCAGGGCTATCAGGCCGGCACAACTATTTTGCGTACTGCCTACGGCGAACCTGCAGAGGAAGAACGGAAACGCCTTTCTCTCAATCCAGGCGAAGGTGTTCTCATGGTAGAACGCATTCGTACGGCGGATGGGGAGCCGGTCGTCTATTGCATGGACCGGATACCTGCTCATCTTGTTCCTGGGGGCTATACCGAGGGTGGAGAGTCTATTTTCAAGTGGCTGGAGTCTGTTACGGGGATACGCATTTCCTATGCGATTGCGGATATCGAACCTTTGGGTTACTCTGAAAAGGCTTCTCCGCTATTGAAATGCAGCAAAACGACTCCTCTTTTACTCTTAAAGCAGATCCATTACGACGAAAATGAAAGACCTGTCCTGTATTCGCATAATTACTTCCGGGCAGACAAATTTCACTTTCATGTCGTACGCAGACGGTTGTAA
- a CDS encoding BMP family lipoprotein, whose amino-acid sequence MKKVLSVLSVATLSLSLVLAGCGSKPEGQNQGAGNQGGAQGGEAAATTRIGMVTDIGGVNDNSFNQSAWEGLQKLQKDLNLPKESVDYLQSTSDADYIPNLTQFVKDKWDLTWGIGFVIGDHVKKVATENPDSKLAIIDAEVDAPNVESVLFKEHEGSYLAGVVAAKMSKSKKVGFVGGMEIPVIKRFEVGFAEGVKAVDPSVQVITVYTGAFDKPDLGKSTASQMYDQGADIIFHASGATGDGVFNEAKNRKSKGQDVWVIGVDKDQSLTFGDDVTLTSMVKRVDEAVYRVSKDVIDGKFEGGKIVWLGLAENGVGLADTSTKNVPADVLKLADEFKEKIVKGEITVPEK is encoded by the coding sequence ATGAAAAAGGTACTTTCCGTCCTATCCGTAGCTACCCTTAGCCTGTCACTCGTTCTGGCTGGCTGTGGTAGCAAACCCGAAGGACAGAACCAAGGTGCTGGCAATCAAGGTGGAGCACAAGGGGGAGAAGCAGCCGCAACCACTCGCATCGGTATGGTTACCGACATTGGTGGGGTAAACGACAACTCGTTTAACCAAAGCGCGTGGGAAGGTCTGCAAAAGCTGCAAAAAGACCTGAATCTGCCGAAAGAAAGCGTAGACTATCTGCAATCTACCTCTGATGCAGATTACATCCCGAACCTGACTCAATTCGTAAAAGACAAATGGGATCTCACTTGGGGTATCGGTTTTGTAATCGGTGACCACGTGAAAAAGGTAGCAACAGAAAACCCTGACAGCAAGCTGGCCATCATCGATGCAGAAGTAGATGCACCAAACGTAGAATCCGTACTCTTCAAAGAGCATGAAGGTTCCTACCTGGCTGGTGTAGTCGCAGCGAAAATGTCCAAGTCCAAAAAGGTTGGTTTCGTGGGTGGTATGGAAATCCCGGTAATCAAACGCTTTGAAGTTGGCTTTGCTGAAGGTGTAAAAGCTGTAGACCCAAGCGTACAAGTTATTACTGTTTACACGGGTGCATTTGACAAACCAGACCTGGGCAAATCTACTGCTTCCCAAATGTACGACCAAGGCGCGGACATCATCTTCCACGCGTCCGGTGCAACTGGCGACGGCGTGTTCAACGAAGCTAAAAACCGCAAATCCAAAGGTCAAGACGTATGGGTAATCGGTGTGGACAAAGACCAATCCCTGACATTTGGTGACGACGTTACCCTGACTTCCATGGTAAAACGCGTAGACGAAGCTGTTTACCGTGTATCCAAAGACGTAATCGACGGCAAGTTCGAAGGCGGAAAAATCGTATGGCTCGGCCTTGCTGAGAACGGTGTTGGCCTCGCTGACACCTCCACCAAGAACGTACCAGCTGATGTCCTGAAGCTGGCGGATGAGTTCAAAGAGAAGATCGTCAAAGGCGAAATCACTGTACCAGAAAAGTAA
- a CDS encoding ABC transporter ATP-binding protein: MKPVQTVVEMRGITKRFPGIIANDNINLVVKKGEIHALLGENGAGKSTLMNVLFGLYQPEEGDILINEKVVKITSPNVANELGIGMVHQHFMLVEKFTVAENIVLGNEPKSGLKIDMQRAIQDVEKLSNQYGLKVDPRAKIEDISVGMQQRVEILKTLYRGADILIFDEPTAVLTPQEIMELIEIMHNLVKEGKTIILITHKLKEIMAVCDSVTIIRRGKVIDSLAIKDTNTDELAAKMVGREVNFRVDKQPSRPKEVILSVEGVTAMGNRGVNALNNISLEVRGGEILGIAGVDGNGQSELIEVLTGLRKASSGRVLLKGQEITNQSPRLISESGLSHIPEDRHKHGLILDFSMSENMVLETYFHKEFNKNGFLDYPAIDKHASKLIKEFDVRTPSIYTKARALSGGNQQKAIIAREVNKDPDLLIAAQPTRGLDVGAIEFIHKRLIEQRDKGKAVLLLSLELDEIINVSDRIAVIYEGQIVGIVDAKETNEQELGLMMSGGKRMQGGGNGE, from the coding sequence TTGAAACCTGTACAGACTGTTGTTGAAATGCGCGGTATTACCAAGCGCTTCCCCGGCATTATTGCCAATGACAACATCAACCTTGTCGTGAAAAAAGGGGAGATCCACGCCCTCCTGGGAGAGAACGGCGCTGGCAAATCCACGTTGATGAACGTGTTGTTCGGATTGTATCAGCCTGAAGAGGGCGACATCCTGATTAATGAAAAGGTCGTTAAAATCACGAGCCCGAATGTAGCAAATGAACTTGGAATTGGCATGGTCCACCAGCATTTTATGCTCGTGGAAAAGTTTACTGTTGCTGAAAACATTGTATTGGGAAATGAACCGAAATCCGGGTTAAAGATAGATATGCAGCGAGCCATTCAGGACGTGGAGAAGCTCTCCAATCAATATGGCCTGAAGGTAGATCCGCGAGCGAAAATCGAAGACATTTCGGTGGGAATGCAGCAGCGCGTAGAGATTTTGAAAACGCTTTACCGCGGTGCGGACATTCTGATTTTTGACGAGCCTACTGCTGTACTGACCCCTCAGGAAATTATGGAACTGATCGAGATCATGCATAATCTGGTCAAAGAGGGAAAAACCATTATCTTGATTACGCACAAGCTAAAAGAAATTATGGCTGTGTGCGATTCCGTCACCATCATCCGCAGAGGAAAGGTTATTGATTCGCTTGCGATCAAAGACACAAACACGGATGAGCTTGCTGCCAAAATGGTGGGCAGAGAAGTAAACTTCCGGGTGGACAAGCAGCCATCCCGCCCCAAAGAAGTGATCTTGTCTGTGGAAGGCGTGACCGCTATGGGAAACCGTGGCGTCAATGCATTAAACAACATCAGCCTGGAGGTCAGAGGGGGCGAAATCCTCGGGATCGCTGGCGTCGATGGAAACGGCCAAAGTGAGTTGATCGAGGTTTTGACCGGCCTTCGAAAAGCTTCCAGCGGCCGGGTTCTTCTGAAAGGGCAAGAGATTACCAATCAGTCACCGCGTCTGATCTCAGAGTCTGGCTTGTCACATATTCCAGAGGATCGTCACAAACACGGTCTTATTCTCGATTTTTCCATGAGCGAAAACATGGTTTTGGAGACGTATTTCCATAAGGAATTTAATAAAAACGGATTCCTGGACTATCCGGCGATTGACAAGCATGCCAGCAAGCTGATCAAGGAGTTTGATGTGCGGACACCCAGTATTTACACGAAAGCCCGTGCACTCTCCGGAGGAAATCAGCAAAAGGCAATTATCGCTCGCGAAGTAAACAAGGACCCTGATCTGTTGATCGCGGCTCAGCCGACGCGCGGCCTCGATGTCGGGGCGATCGAATTTATTCATAAACGGCTGATTGAGCAGCGTGACAAAGGTAAAGCTGTGCTGCTGCTGTCCTTGGAACTGGACGAAATTATCAATGTGTCCGATCGCATTGCTGTTATTTACGAAGGCCAGATTGTCGGCATTGTCGATGCGAAAGAGACGAACGAGCAAGAGCTCGGCTTGATGATGTCCGGAGGAAAACGTATGCAAGGGGGCGGCAACGGTGAATAG
- a CDS encoding ABC transporter permease has product MNRVIAIFTKESFLVPVAAIILGLLTGAIAMLAGGFNPVKAYASLIEKVFGNAYNFGETIRQITPLIFTGLSVAFAFRTGLFNIGAEGQFIIGMIASTAVGISVDLPWYLHAPLAVLAGGLAGGLWGAIAGWLKAARGVNEVITTIMLNWIALYFANYILKAFYVAEGQQRSDMIKDSASISFAWLSQMFDSARLHWGTLLAVLAAVFFYVLLWKTKSGFELRAVGLNPNASEYAGMNVNRNVVNAMFVGGMFAGIGGACEILGVFHYQSIMAAQPGYGFDGIAVALIGGNTPLGVVLGAILFGILTFGAAGMKFGAGVPVELIRVVISSVIFFVAAHGIVKFFIKPIWKKKEGGH; this is encoded by the coding sequence GTGAATAGAGTCATCGCCATTTTTACCAAGGAATCCTTCCTCGTGCCGGTTGCTGCCATTATCCTCGGCTTGCTGACGGGCGCGATTGCCATGCTGGCGGGGGGCTTTAACCCGGTCAAGGCCTATGCATCCTTGATTGAAAAGGTTTTTGGCAATGCGTATAACTTTGGGGAAACGATTCGACAGATCACTCCGCTGATCTTTACAGGTCTTTCTGTAGCATTTGCCTTCCGTACCGGTTTGTTTAACATCGGAGCGGAGGGGCAGTTTATCATCGGGATGATCGCTTCCACAGCGGTTGGGATCTCCGTTGATCTTCCCTGGTACCTTCATGCGCCGCTGGCTGTACTGGCGGGTGGTCTGGCAGGAGGTTTGTGGGGAGCCATCGCCGGTTGGCTAAAGGCGGCCCGCGGTGTAAACGAGGTCATTACGACGATCATGCTGAACTGGATCGCCCTTTATTTTGCCAACTATATTCTCAAAGCGTTTTACGTGGCGGAAGGCCAACAACGCTCCGATATGATCAAGGACTCGGCATCGATTTCCTTTGCATGGCTCTCGCAAATGTTTGACAGTGCGCGCCTGCACTGGGGAACATTGCTTGCCGTATTGGCGGCTGTCTTCTTCTACGTCCTGTTGTGGAAAACCAAGAGTGGCTTTGAGCTGCGTGCTGTCGGTCTGAATCCGAACGCTTCGGAGTACGCAGGCATGAATGTAAACCGCAACGTTGTCAACGCAATGTTCGTCGGCGGGATGTTCGCCGGAATCGGGGGCGCATGCGAGATTTTGGGCGTCTTCCACTATCAATCCATCATGGCTGCACAGCCGGGCTACGGGTTTGACGGAATTGCCGTTGCCTTGATCGGCGGCAACACTCCGCTTGGCGTTGTATTGGGAGCGATTCTGTTCGGGATATTGACGTTCGGGGCAGCAGGCATGAAGTTTGGTGCAGGTGTTCCGGTGGAATTGATCCGGGTGGTCATCTCTTCCGTCATCTTCTTTGTTGCAGCTCATGGCATCGTGAAGTTTTTCATTAAGCCAATCTGGAAGAAAAAGGAGGGTGGACACTGA
- a CDS encoding ABC transporter permease translates to MDWGVVLSNLLHDTIVFSTALIFAALGGMYSERSGVVNIALEGMMVIGAFTGAVVTYFAQDTFGGLAPWIGFLGACIAGAIFAAPHAVASITFRADQVVSGVALNFLAVGLSVYLTKIIFHGAGQTTTLQQVFGKWHIPLLSDIPILGHAIFEGYPTSYIAFALVAFSWYLLFKTSFGLRLRAVGEHPRAADTVGINVKRMRYTAVLISGALAAMGGATISLTTTSNFSHNTVSGQGFIALAALIFGKWHPMGAMGAALFFGVAQAIKSLVQIFGLTKYVPTEVIFMLPYVLTILVLAGVVGRSSAPAALGKVYETGSR, encoded by the coding sequence ATGGATTGGGGAGTCGTACTCAGCAACCTTTTGCATGACACCATCGTGTTTTCCACTGCCTTGATATTTGCCGCTTTGGGCGGGATGTACTCGGAGCGATCCGGGGTTGTCAACATTGCGCTGGAGGGCATGATGGTAATTGGCGCCTTTACAGGTGCGGTGGTTACTTATTTTGCACAGGATACGTTTGGCGGACTGGCTCCGTGGATCGGCTTTCTGGGCGCATGTATCGCCGGGGCAATCTTCGCAGCACCGCATGCGGTTGCATCGATTACCTTTCGGGCCGATCAGGTTGTCAGTGGCGTAGCCCTGAACTTTTTGGCTGTCGGTCTTTCGGTTTACCTGACCAAAATCATCTTCCACGGTGCAGGGCAAACAACCACCCTTCAACAGGTCTTTGGAAAGTGGCACATTCCTTTGCTTAGCGATATTCCGATCTTGGGACATGCTATTTTTGAAGGCTATCCCACCAGTTATATTGCGTTTGCACTCGTTGCTTTTTCCTGGTATTTGCTCTTTAAAACATCGTTTGGACTTCGCCTCCGCGCTGTCGGTGAGCATCCGCGCGCAGCCGATACAGTCGGGATCAATGTAAAGCGGATGCGCTATACAGCAGTGCTGATCTCCGGTGCCTTGGCAGCGATGGGCGGAGCGACCATCTCGCTCACAACGACCAGCAACTTCTCTCATAACACCGTTTCCGGGCAAGGCTTTATTGCCCTTGCAGCACTCATTTTCGGGAAATGGCATCCGATGGGAGCGATGGGCGCTGCCCTGTTCTTCGGGGTTGCGCAAGCGATCAAGTCCCTGGTTCAAATTTTTGGCTTGACCAAATATGTACCGACAGAAGTGATCTTTATGCTTCCGTATGTGCTCACCATCCTGGTGCTGGCTGGAGTAGTGGGACGATCCAGTGCCCCGGCAGCACTCGGAAAGGTATACGAGACTGGATCTCGCTGA